In Citrus sinensis cultivar Valencia sweet orange chromosome 2, DVS_A1.0, whole genome shotgun sequence, a single genomic region encodes these proteins:
- the LOC102618372 gene encoding lysine-specific demethylase JMJ26 isoform X6 yields MRATALGTQYSIVHGDRLHIYILSLVSDNTITSVRMAATIAKRQGLGRYSDDKMRRIRGTSDISWQRRGVSKVLDRENMKDIAQEKEKERHVLQASSGAKKPRMNQDFGFSDSTRIPKKPRSALNRKVSYENGDEDEVLDKRTSLEVEMSEELDYDAEEIALIRIRERRRSRRLEPDGAMIKTNPHKGRQKIDSANSSSCSSSSTSSGSSDSVLKSNSNNNGRCTARNEKELERIKCHQCMKSERKYVVPCGKCRTKVYCIQCIKQWYPKMSELDVAEICPFCCRNCNCSVCLHTSGFIETSKINMTDCEKVEHLRYLMVSLLPFIRQICEEQTQEIEFEASIQRVHSSKVGVSETLCGNDERVYCNHCATSIIDLHRSCPKCSYELCLTCCKEICEGRLSGRAEMKFQYVNRGYGYMQGGDPLPESCLHQTPDVHVEPSVMWSADDNGTISCPPTEMGGCGDCVLELTRILPDRWISDLEKEARDLVLILDNKLTNLRQNRAETGTDMLCKAASREGSDDNLLYCPDSTKIQEDEELFRFQKHWIKGEPVIVRNVLDKVTGLSWEPMVMWRALCENVDSEVSSKMSEVKAIDCLASCEVEISTRQFFKGYTQGRTYDNFWPEMLKLKDWPPSDKFEDLMPRHCDEFISALPFQEYSDPRAGILNLAVKLPSGVLKPDLGPKTYIAYGVAEELGRGDSVTKLHCDMSDAVNILTHTEEVLLTEEQHSAVERLKKEHRAQDLKENLVQDGMDESIEEPNSDNNKEDTDVSEINDSELLPSGIRGEFKMSRDEMQGTAFTCPHSEGTMVESGGALWDIFRRQDVPKLEAYLRKHFKEFRHVYCSPVEQVIHPIHDQCFYLSSEHKKKLKEEFGVEPWTFEQKLGEAVFIPAGCPHQVRNLKSCTKVAVDFVSPENVDECLRLTKEFRLLPKNHRAREDKLEVYLVFIKRKCYVHEISSSFVFILLTHIFF; encoded by the exons attacatatatatattctctctCTGGTCTCTGACAATACCATCACGTCTG TGAGAATGGCTGCTACGATCGCAAAGCGACAAGGGCTAGGCCGTTACTCTGATGATAAAATGCGGAGAATCCGAGGAACCTCGGATATATCGTGGCAGAGGAGAGGGGTTTCAAAGGTGTTAGACCGTGAAAATATGAAGGATATAGCCcaggagaaagaaaaggaaagacaTGTTTTGCAGGCATCCTCGGGAGCTAAGAAGCCGAGAATGAATCAAGATTTTGGATTCTCGGATAGTACGAGAATTCCTAAGAAGCCTCGTAGTGCCCTCAACAGGAAAGTTAGTTACGAAAAtggagatgaagatgaagtgtTAGACAAGAGAACAAGTCTGGAAGTTGAAATGTCGGAGGAATTGGATTATGATGCTGAAGAAATTGCTCTGATTAGAATCAGAGAACGTCGGAGATCTAGAAGGCTGGAACCAGACGGTGCAATGATCAAAACAAATCCTCATAAGGGGAGGCAGAAAATTGATTCTGCGAATagttcttcttgttcttcatcatcGACATCTTCTGGCTCTTCTGATTCAGTTCTGAAGagtaatagtaataacaaTGGCAGATGCACTGCAAGAAAT GAAAAAGAATTAGAACGCATTAAATGTCACCAGTGTATGAAAAGTGAACGGAAATATGTTGTTCCTTGCGGCAAATGTAGAACCAAAGTGTACTGTATCCAGTGTATCAAGCAATG GTATCCTAAGATGTCAGAATTAGACGTAGCAGAAATATGCCCATTTTGCTGTAGAAATTGCAACTGCAGTGTATGCTTGCACACAAGTGGGTTCATTGAG ACATCAAAGATAAACATGACTGATTGCGAAAAGGTTGAGCATCTACGTTACTTGATGGTGTCGCTCCTCCCTTTTATAAGACAAATATGTGAGGAACAAACTCAGGAAATAGAGTTTGAGGCTAGCATTCAAA GGGTGCATTCTTCAAAGGTTGGTGTATCAGAGACTCTTTGTGGCAATGATGAGCGTGTGTATTG CAACCATTGTGCAACTTCAATTATCGATCTTCATCGGAGCTGCCCTAAGTGTTCCTATGAGCTCTGTCTCACTTGTTGTAAAGAAATTTGTGAAGGAAGGCTTTCAGGCCGTGCTGAAATGAAGTTTCAATACGTCAACAGAGGCTATGGTTACATGCAGGGTGGGGATCCTCTACCAGAATCATGCCTCCATCAAACTCCTGATGTTCATGTTGAGCCATCAGTTATGTGGAGTGCTGATGACAATGGAACTATTTCATGCCCTCCGACTGAAATGGGTGGTTGTGGTGATTGTGTGTTGGAGCTCACGCGTATTCTTCCAGATAGATGGATTTCAGATTTGGAAAAGGAGGCTAGAGATTTAGTGCTGATTTTAgacaataaattaacaaatttgagGCAGAACCGTGCTGAAACAGGCACAGATATGTTATGTAAAGCAGCTTCTAGAGAAGGATCTGATGACAACTTATTGTACTGTCCAGATTCAACAAAAATCCAGGAGGACGAAGAGCTTTTCCGCTTTCAAAAGCACTGGATTAAAGGTGAACCAGTTATTGTTCGCAATGTTCTTGACAAGGTGACTGGTTTGAGTTGGGAGCCAATGGTTATGTGGCGTGCATTGTGTGAAAATGTAGATTCAGAAGTTAGTTCTAAGATGTCAGAAGTGAAGGCTATTGATTGCTTGGCTTCTTGTGAG GTGGAGATCAGTACTCGACAGTTTTTTAAAGGTTATACACAAGGGAGAACATATGATAACTTTTGGCCGGAGATGCTCAAGCTAAAGGACTGGCCTCCATCTGACAAGTTTGAAGATCTTATGCCACGCCATTGTGATGAGTTTATAAGTGCATTGCCATTTCAAGAATACAGTGATCCTAGGGCAGGTATCTTGAACCTTGCGGTTAAGCTTCCATCTGGTGTCTTGAAACCGGACTTGGGTCCTAAAACATATATTGCTTATGGAGTTGCTGAAGAGCTTGGAAGAGGGGACTCTGTAACAAAGCTGCATTGTGACATGTCAGATGCG GTGAACATTTTGACGCATACAGAAGAAGTGTTGTTAACTGAAGAGCAGCACTCTGCAGTTGAAAGATTGAAGAAGGAACATAGAGCACAGGACCTGAAAGAAAATCTTGTACAGGATGGAATGGATGAAAGCATTGAGGAACCCAACAGTGATAATAACAAAGAAGATACGGATGTCTCAGAAATCAATGATTCAGAGCTGCTCCCCTCAGGAATTAGAGGAGAGTTCAAAATGTCCAGAGATGAGATGCAAGGGACTGCATTTACTTGTCCTCATTCGGAAGGGACAATGGTGGAATCAGGTGGTGCTCTGTGGGACATTTTTAGGAGGCAGGATGTTCCCAAGTTAGAGGCATATCTAAGAAAGCACTTCAAAGAATTCAGACACGTCTATTGTTCACCAGTAGAACAG gtCATTCATCCAATTCATGACCagtgtttttatttaagttCAGAGCACAAAAAGAAGTTGAAAGAAGAATTTG GAGTTGAGCCATGGACATTTGAACAAAAACTTGGAGAAGCTGTATTTATTCCGGCAGGATGCCCGCACCAAGTTAGGAATCTCAAG TCGTGTACGAAAGTTGCTGTGGACTTTGTCTCCCCGGAAAATGTTGATGAATGCCTTCGTCTAACCAAGGAGTTCAGACTTCTTCCGAAGAACCACAGAGCCAGAGAAGACAAACTTGAAGTATACCTTGTTTTCATAAAACGAAAATGCTATGTGCATGAGATATCTTCTTCTTTcgtatttattttactaacccacatttttttttaa